The window AGTATTCGGTTCTTACGCAGACCACTCCAGCCGAGCGTGCGCGAAGCTAGTAGAGCGTCCAGTAAGTCCGTACCCACCCTTCCAACGTGCCTATTCGCGAGATCTACGTTCCTGGGTACGTATACCGAAAATCTCTCTGTAGCACGCCTGACCAGGGTGGGTACGAACTTACTGGATGGTCCACTAGTGTGCTCGCAAGCGTCGACTGATGAGTGAAATCGAGTGACTGGCTCTTTCTCAGCTAGTCGGTCGAGACTTGCCGCCGTACTAGTGGTTGGAGCTTCGTGAAATGCTGCTGAAAGCCACCGTCTACAACCTCCGCCGGAGCGTCCGATACACGTGAAATCAACCGCTGTGTACCGAAACTACTGAGCCTTGTGTTTCCACCTTTCGTCGTCGAACGCCGATCAGAGCACCAATAGACGATCCACCATCACGGTAGAGTTATTTGTTTCCGAAATGAAGGCGGATCACATGACCAATGTCGCTGTCGTGGTCCTCGACACTCTCAGAAAGGACGCTTTCGACCGTCACTTCGACTGGTTGCCGGGTTTGCGATTCGAAAACGCGTATGCCACGGCCAACTGGACGGTCCCCTCCCATGCCTCTCTTTTCACCGGCCAGTACGCGAGCGAAGTCGGTGTCCACGCGAAAAATATGACCCTCGACTGTGGCGACCCCACTCTCGCCGAGCAGTTACGTGCGGCTGGCTATACGACGCGCGCGTTCAGCGCGAACACGAACGTCACGGGCTATTTCGATTTCGACCGCGGATTCGAGGATTTCAGGGCACCAAAGCAAGTCCAGCATTTGAACGACGATACCGTATTCGACTTTCGCGAATTCTCCCGCGATCCGGGTACATCACGGCCAATCCATTATCTCGAACTTCTCTACGCGATCACAACCGGCGACTCTGCGACGATCCCGTCGCTGGCCGCACTGGCGAGAAAAGCCATCGGGAAGAAGGTAACTGGAAAACACAACGGTGTGGAGTACGGGGGTCTCGTCGAGGCACGGCGCGAACTGGCCGACATTGAGTTCGGCGAGCAGGAGTTTCTCTTCTGCAATTTCATGGAAACCCACGAACCGTACCGGGTTCCACCCGAATACCGGTCTGTCGATGAACCCGGTATGACCGAGTCGGTCGGAGGACTTAATTTCGGTACTGCGAACACGGAACAGACGAAACAGGCGTACGAGGACTGTGCCAGATACCTCTCGGATGCCTACCGAAAACTATTCGATCAGCTCCGAACGGACTTCGAGTACGTCATCACCCTCTCGGACCACGGTGAATTGCTCGGTGAGTACGATGCATGGGGGCACGAGCACGGGGTGTACCCGTCTTTGACGCACGTACCGTTGACTATCTCGGGAGGCGGGTTGGACGGCGACTGTACCGAAACTGTCAGTCTCCTCGATGTTCATGCGACGGTTCTCGACATCGCCAATGTAGAAAGTGATTCCCGGGGACGCACGCTTCTGGAGGAGGTGGATGGACGCGAACTGCTAACTGAGTATCATGGTCTCACTTCGTGGAGCGAGGAGAAACTCGCAGAGAACGGCTACGACGATCAGATCGAACGATACGACCGGTCGCTTCGCGGGTACGCCTCGTCGTCGAATTTCTACGGCTATGAAACCCTTGACGGTTTCACGACAACGGGATCGGAGCAGATAGATGATCCCAAACGTCAGTTGCGACGGCTCGTTGCTGATCTCGATATCCGGGACGTAGAAGCGGACAACGAAATACCTGCAGCGATCGAAGATCAACTCGAACATCTCGGATACGCGTAACTCGGTAGGTGGTTTCTCAGGTCACCTTGAGCAACTGTTGTATCAATGATTTGAATACAATGGCCCGGTGGGAGGCAACGAATGGGGCCAGTACCTAGCCTAGCGGCTTGAGCGTTGGAAGGACGAGCACCGCCGCATAGATCCCAGCCATCACTCGGTCGTGATGGCCGCTCCGTCGAGCACGAGCGAACGAAGCTCGCCGGAATAACGATAGACGTCACGACTGCCGCCGACGAATCCGTTCGCACCGTCGTCGTGAATGTCCTCGTGATCGTTGACCCGGACGGGGGTGACGCTACCGCTCACTCGGAAGCTGTAGGGTGTCCAGGGTCCCCTTCCCCGGATAGTGATGGTCCGTTCCGAACGATCGAGTTCGACGCGAGCGTCGTTGTCGAGGGCAAGACGAGTGATCTCTCCAAAGATAGCGTAGCTGTCCTGACCGCTGCCGACTCCTCCGCCAGCGCTTGCCCCCCAAATGGAGTCCGAGCTGTTGATTCCGCGGTATTCGTCGACGGTGTCGCTGACGGCGAAACTGTATGTCGTCCACGATCCATTACCGTCGAAGGTGAGGATAGAGTCGGGATACTCGTCGGGATTGATCCGTCGGCCGTCGAGGAAGACGTGGGCGTCGCCATCGATGTCTAACGACTTGATCCCGCCGGAGAGTGCGTAGCTGTCGCGGCCAGCGATCACGAATCCCGAGGCAGCCGTACCGATCTTGTCGTC is drawn from Halococcus saccharolyticus DSM 5350 and contains these coding sequences:
- a CDS encoding sulfatase-like hydrolase/transferase — protein: MTNVAVVVLDTLRKDAFDRHFDWLPGLRFENAYATANWTVPSHASLFTGQYASEVGVHAKNMTLDCGDPTLAEQLRAAGYTTRAFSANTNVTGYFDFDRGFEDFRAPKQVQHLNDDTVFDFREFSRDPGTSRPIHYLELLYAITTGDSATIPSLAALARKAIGKKVTGKHNGVEYGGLVEARRELADIEFGEQEFLFCNFMETHEPYRVPPEYRSVDEPGMTESVGGLNFGTANTEQTKQAYEDCARYLSDAYRKLFDQLRTDFEYVITLSDHGELLGEYDAWGHEHGVYPSLTHVPLTISGGGLDGDCTETVSLLDVHATVLDIANVESDSRGRTLLEEVDGRELLTEYHGLTSWSEEKLAENGYDDQIERYDRSLRGYASSSNFYGYETLDGFTTTGSEQIDDPKRQLRRLVADLDIRDVEADNEIPAAIEDQLEHLGYA